A part of Halogeometricum sp. S3BR5-2 genomic DNA contains:
- a CDS encoding LVIVD repeat-containing protein, which yields MRRRDFLRTGALAGATALLSAATPTAAHPGPYQPYGRVDVPGTKEAVTSPDGNVAYLATSTGYATVDVSVPDRPELLADVREPLSDHEAGPLRGIYDAKLDATDPETLVVVGPANPLPGAVAGVLVVDVSDPAAPERVAFHETDYPIHNCFARDGLAYLTKNDGETNALAILDLESGETLSEWTLTSVDGAWADVRNGRRSVHDVYVHETTAYLAHWDAGTWILDVSDPANPTRVGGVEVPDPTDLAASSAEGRREGVLPPGNHHYVATDESGSLLGVGKESWAQRIGGNGDGGDGSGARLVGGPSGIDLWDVSDPAAPERLSTIDPPPSPDPTYGGVWTTAHNFEFAGGRLYSSWYRGGVKRHDVSDPRNPEQLSWWRMPDEASFWTARLAKPGAQEGFFVGASRGVGDVPGRLYTFPDHAGQQASPPSLLPEDSTGTESLVVTGTETAADGRTAETDDGASASAPGFGVGAAAGALGLAAWRLRRRARRE from the coding sequence ATGCGCCGCCGCGACTTCCTCCGCACCGGCGCCCTCGCCGGCGCGACCGCTCTCCTCTCGGCCGCGACGCCGACGGCCGCCCACCCCGGCCCGTACCAACCGTACGGCCGCGTCGACGTTCCGGGGACGAAGGAGGCCGTCACCTCGCCCGACGGGAACGTCGCCTACCTCGCCACCAGCACCGGATACGCGACGGTCGACGTCTCCGTTCCCGACCGCCCGGAACTCCTCGCCGACGTGCGGGAACCGCTCTCGGACCACGAGGCGGGTCCGCTCCGCGGCATCTACGACGCGAAACTCGACGCGACGGACCCCGAGACGCTCGTCGTCGTCGGCCCGGCGAACCCCCTGCCCGGCGCCGTCGCGGGCGTCCTCGTCGTCGACGTCTCCGACCCCGCCGCGCCCGAACGCGTCGCCTTCCACGAGACCGACTATCCGATCCACAACTGCTTCGCGCGCGACGGCCTGGCGTACCTGACGAAGAACGACGGCGAGACGAACGCCCTCGCGATACTCGACCTCGAATCGGGCGAGACGCTCTCGGAGTGGACGCTCACGAGCGTCGACGGCGCGTGGGCGGACGTGCGCAACGGGCGTCGGTCCGTTCACGACGTGTACGTCCACGAGACGACCGCCTACCTCGCCCACTGGGACGCGGGCACGTGGATTCTAGACGTGTCCGACCCGGCGAATCCGACCCGCGTCGGCGGCGTCGAGGTGCCCGACCCGACGGACCTCGCGGCGTCGAGCGCCGAGGGCCGACGCGAGGGCGTCCTCCCGCCCGGCAACCACCACTACGTCGCCACCGACGAGTCGGGGTCGCTCCTCGGCGTCGGCAAGGAGTCGTGGGCGCAGCGAATCGGCGGGAACGGCGATGGGGGCGACGGGTCCGGCGCGCGCCTCGTCGGCGGCCCCTCGGGCATCGACCTCTGGGACGTCTCGGACCCCGCCGCCCCGGAGCGACTCTCGACCATCGACCCGCCGCCGTCGCCGGACCCGACGTACGGCGGCGTCTGGACCACCGCGCACAACTTCGAGTTCGCCGGCGGCCGCCTCTACTCCTCGTGGTACCGCGGCGGGGTCAAGCGCCACGACGTCTCGGACCCGCGAAATCCCGAACAACTGTCGTGGTGGCGGATGCCCGACGAGGCGTCTTTTTGGACCGCCCGCCTCGCGAAACCCGGCGCGCAGGAGGGATTTTTCGTCGGAGCGAGTCGCGGCGTCGGCGACGTGCCGGGCCGCCTGTACACCTTCCCCGACCACGCGGGACAGCAGGCGTCGCCGCCGTCGCTTCTCCCCGAGGACTCGACGGGGACCGAATCGCTCGTGGTGACGGGAACCGAGACGGCGGCGGACGGACGCACTGCCGAGACGGACGACGGTGCGTCGGCGTCGGCGCCCGGGTTCGGCGTGGGCGCCGCCGCGGGCGCACTCGGCCTCGCCGCGTGGCGACTCCGCCGGCGCGCCCGCCGCGAGTGA
- a CDS encoding ROK family protein, giving the protein MAYYVGVDLGATNVRAVVADEDGTVLSSRSDGTPRGPTGIAVTEAILRIVREACSDADIEPEEAVAAGVASIGPLDLAEGAVENPANLPDTIDRIPLTGPLSVLLDTDRVYLHNDTNAGVIGERFHSERNPDDMVYVTISSGVGAGVCVDGNVLSGWDGNAGEVGHMTLDPQGELTCGCGHDGHWEAYCSGNNIPRYAEFLYEEDGSVDTVLPVEDPDFSAVDIFEHAEDDEFARYVVDQVGHWNAMGIANIVHAYAPLTIYVGGAVALNNPDLILDPIRERMDEMVMVNVPQIELTTLGDEVVVQGALASALTGGTGDRSRL; this is encoded by the coding sequence ATGGCCTACTACGTGGGTGTCGACCTCGGGGCGACCAACGTCCGGGCGGTCGTAGCCGACGAAGACGGCACGGTCCTCAGCAGTCGCAGCGACGGGACACCTCGCGGTCCGACCGGTATCGCCGTCACGGAGGCGATTCTCCGCATCGTCCGCGAGGCGTGCTCGGACGCCGACATCGAACCCGAGGAGGCGGTCGCCGCCGGCGTCGCCTCCATCGGTCCGCTGGACTTGGCCGAGGGCGCCGTCGAGAACCCGGCGAACCTCCCCGACACCATCGATAGAATCCCGCTCACGGGACCGCTCTCGGTCCTCCTCGACACCGACCGCGTCTACCTCCACAACGACACGAACGCGGGCGTCATCGGCGAGCGGTTCCACTCCGAACGCAACCCCGACGACATGGTGTACGTCACCATCTCCTCGGGCGTCGGCGCGGGCGTCTGCGTCGACGGCAACGTGCTCTCGGGGTGGGACGGCAACGCCGGCGAAGTCGGTCACATGACGCTCGACCCGCAGGGCGAACTCACCTGCGGGTGCGGACACGACGGTCACTGGGAGGCGTACTGCTCGGGGAACAACATCCCCCGGTACGCCGAGTTCCTCTACGAGGAGGACGGCAGCGTCGACACCGTCCTCCCGGTCGAAGACCCCGACTTCTCGGCGGTGGACATCTTCGAACACGCCGAGGACGACGAGTTCGCGCGCTACGTCGTCGACCAGGTCGGTCACTGGAACGCGATGGGCATCGCCAACATCGTCCACGCCTACGCCCCCCTCACCATCTACGTCGGCGGCGCCGTCGCCCTCAATAACCCCGACCTCATCCTCGACCCCATCCGCGAGCGGATGGACGAGATGGTGATGGTGAACGTCCCGCAGATAGAACTGACGACGCTCGGCGACGAAGTCGTCGTGCAGGGCGCGTTGGCGAGTGCGCTGACCGGGGGCACCGGCGACCGTTCGCGCCTGTAG
- a CDS encoding universal stress protein — MAIETILLAVGPGDADRLDRLAEETIEVAGPAGARVVLGHVFTREEYDSALDNLEFDRNADEVSADDVAARHSTVRELVAQLDAADVEYEIRGRVGDHGESIVGLARDVDADRIVVGGRRRSPAGKAVFGSVAQEVMLSAPCPVTFVRADTK; from the coding sequence ATGGCCATAGAAACCATTCTCTTAGCCGTCGGACCGGGCGATGCGGACCGACTCGACCGACTCGCCGAAGAGACGATAGAGGTCGCCGGTCCCGCCGGCGCGCGCGTCGTCCTCGGGCACGTGTTCACGCGCGAGGAGTACGACTCGGCGCTCGACAACCTCGAGTTCGACAGGAACGCCGACGAGGTATCGGCCGACGACGTGGCGGCGCGTCACTCGACGGTCCGCGAACTCGTCGCGCAACTCGACGCGGCGGACGTCGAGTACGAGATACGGGGGCGCGTCGGCGACCACGGCGAGTCCATCGTCGGACTGGCGCGGGACGTCGACGCCGACCGAATCGTCGTCGGCGGCCGTCGCCGGTCGCCGGCCGGGAAGGCCGTCTTCGGCAGCGTCGCACAGGAAGTCATGCTCTCGGCCCCCTGTCCCGTCACGTTCGTCCGCGCGGACACGAAGTGA
- a CDS encoding SDR family NAD(P)-dependent oxidoreductase — translation MLSPELDGRVALVTGSSGGIGRAVALRAAAAGASVAIHYHSSEEAAEEAAEEARELGAPAATTVQGDVTDPDGVDAMFDAAEAELGTVDVLVNNVGDFAPAHWEEIAFETWRRVVETNFYGTVLCSKRALPGMREGSWGRIVNVGYAGSEKALVHPKNFPYFVAKTGVLMFTRMLAADTRDDGVTVNAVSPYVVETSDEFPEDAPRGRWATVDDVAHAVSFFWDEGSEYLSGENVEVDGGWLPERM, via the coding sequence ATGCTCTCTCCAGAGTTGGACGGCCGCGTCGCGTTGGTCACCGGGAGTTCCGGCGGTATCGGTCGGGCGGTAGCGCTCCGCGCCGCCGCCGCCGGCGCGTCCGTGGCGATACACTACCACTCCAGCGAGGAGGCGGCCGAAGAGGCGGCCGAGGAGGCGCGCGAACTCGGCGCCCCCGCCGCGACGACGGTGCAGGGAGACGTGACGGACCCCGACGGCGTCGACGCGATGTTCGACGCCGCCGAGGCGGAACTGGGGACGGTCGACGTGTTGGTGAACAACGTCGGCGACTTCGCGCCCGCCCACTGGGAGGAGATAGCGTTCGAGACGTGGCGGCGGGTCGTCGAGACGAACTTCTACGGGACGGTGCTCTGCTCGAAGCGCGCGCTTCCGGGGATGCGCGAGGGGTCGTGGGGCCGCATCGTCAACGTCGGGTACGCCGGCAGCGAGAAGGCGCTCGTCCACCCGAAGAACTTCCCGTACTTCGTGGCGAAGACGGGCGTGCTGATGTTCACGCGGATGCTCGCGGCGGACACGCGGGACGACGGCGTGACGGTGAACGCCGTCTCGCCGTACGTCGTCGAGACGTCCGACGAGTTCCCCGAGGACGCCCCGCGGGGCCGGTGGGCGACGGTGGACGACGTCGCCCACGCCGTCTCCTTCTTCTGGGACGAGGGGTCGGAGTACCTCTCCGGGGAGAACGTCGAAGTCGACGGGGGATGGCTCCCCGAGCGGATGTGA
- a CDS encoding DUF5611 family protein, giving the protein MKEYKMRRGETLDERVPDMESYVEEMFGPITETMDYKGSDLYVVGEPSNPVFEKIVAGAVKYSGKKDKLAVEFHERDPTELGPDELEAAGDAVDAKNTFLLEATGRDAKSRRDSLKRSVEDESPDY; this is encoded by the coding sequence ATGAAGGAGTACAAGATGCGCCGCGGCGAGACCCTCGACGAGCGAGTGCCCGACATGGAGTCGTACGTCGAGGAGATGTTCGGTCCCATCACCGAGACGATGGACTACAAGGGCAGCGACCTGTACGTCGTCGGCGAACCCTCGAACCCCGTCTTCGAGAAAATCGTCGCCGGCGCGGTGAAGTACAGCGGCAAGAAGGACAAACTCGCCGTCGAGTTCCACGAACGCGACCCGACGGAACTCGGCCCCGACGAACTCGAGGCGGCCGGCGACGCCGTCGACGCCAAGAACACGTTCCTGCTCGAAGCGACCGGCCGGGACGCCAAGTCGCGCCGCGACTCGCTGAAGCGGTCCGTCGAGGACGAGTCCCCCGACTACTGA
- a CDS encoding DUF7093 family protein, protein MGLKCRLLGHQYGDPEIERDREEKGDEVVVTIREIQVCQQCGAEHVVSENKEVTAIRSAQEVGLDQRSGAAPEAADPAAADDAPAGPETSPVDDPGARIPEAESESEADAPNSFSPDAASESAPDAAGASDASPAPETDADAGADSESFNDDDFEPPSDPEEDDAVILGEEDAERDETQWPEDAGADPAAAAQESAARDPTTEGSAAESADGQPVPTDPPAEGDAPVTDDAEFIDADEETADAAEVDRGHGEWPERNDLEERQTSWPVQEGEDEGFDAESPDGTPAEVSFGGLAPQANGRSSDGADRSDAGAGDDGFAREESQGERQADVPDDRVEFYCPNCGHARGAGVSSMRAGDICPECRQGYIAERRA, encoded by the coding sequence ATGGGACTCAAATGTCGTCTACTCGGGCATCAGTACGGGGACCCCGAGATAGAACGCGACCGCGAGGAGAAGGGCGACGAGGTCGTCGTCACCATCCGGGAGATTCAGGTGTGCCAGCAGTGCGGGGCCGAACACGTCGTCAGCGAGAACAAGGAGGTCACCGCCATCCGAAGCGCACAGGAGGTGGGACTGGACCAACGCTCCGGCGCCGCGCCCGAGGCGGCCGACCCCGCGGCCGCAGACGACGCCCCGGCCGGTCCCGAGACCTCGCCCGTCGACGACCCGGGCGCCCGCATCCCCGAGGCGGAGTCGGAGTCGGAGGCCGACGCCCCGAACTCGTTCTCGCCCGACGCCGCGAGCGAGTCCGCTCCCGACGCGGCCGGGGCGTCCGATGCGTCCCCGGCCCCCGAGACCGACGCCGACGCCGGCGCCGACTCGGAGTCGTTCAACGACGATGACTTCGAACCCCCGTCGGACCCCGAGGAGGACGACGCGGTCATCCTCGGTGAGGAGGACGCCGAACGCGACGAGACGCAGTGGCCCGAAGACGCGGGCGCCGACCCCGCCGCGGCGGCCCAGGAGTCGGCCGCGCGGGACCCGACGACGGAGGGTTCGGCGGCGGAGTCCGCCGACGGCCAACCGGTCCCGACCGACCCGCCCGCGGAGGGGGACGCCCCGGTCACCGACGACGCGGAGTTCATCGACGCCGACGAGGAGACGGCCGACGCCGCGGAGGTCGACCGCGGCCACGGCGAGTGGCCCGAGCGGAACGACCTCGAAGAGCGACAGACCTCCTGGCCCGTCCAGGAGGGCGAGGACGAAGGGTTCGACGCGGAATCGCCCGACGGAACGCCGGCGGAGGTGTCGTTCGGCGGTCTCGCGCCCCAGGCGAACGGACGGTCGTCCGACGGGGCGGACCGGTCGGACGCCGGCGCCGGCGACGACGGGTTCGCCCGCGAGGAGTCGCAGGGCGAACGGCAGGCCGACGTGCCCGACGACCGAGTCGAGTTCTACTGCCCGAACTGCGGGCACGCCCGGGGGGCGGGCGTCTCCTCGATGCGCGCGGGCGACATCTGCCCCGAGTGTCGGCAGGGGTACATCGCCGAGCGCCGAGCGTAG
- a CDS encoding DUF6432 family protein, with translation MRARREFRDRRDVEVDLLDALVDRAEEGMTVFELRAAVDADIDTIEEALSALKSDGLISVDSGEDRVVILPADRVVPDPTAEPEDEQSFIDAVREKFGF, from the coding sequence ATGAGAGCGCGGCGGGAGTTTCGAGACCGGCGGGATGTAGAGGTCGACCTCCTCGACGCACTCGTCGACCGGGCGGAGGAGGGCATGACCGTCTTCGAGTTGCGCGCGGCCGTCGACGCCGACATCGACACCATCGAGGAGGCCCTGTCGGCGCTGAAGTCCGACGGACTCATCTCGGTCGACAGCGGCGAGGACCGCGTCGTCATCCTCCCGGCCGACCGGGTCGTCCCGGACCCGACGGCGGAACCCGAGGACGAACAGAGCTTCATCGACGCCGTCCGCGAGAAGTTCGGGTTCTGA
- a CDS encoding aminomethyltransferase family protein, giving the protein MTVVEEMHERYGATFETRAGRRVVRDYGRPERTHRAVRNGAAVMEMGYGVVVVEGDDRVEFVDNAVSNRVPDADGEGVYALLLDPQGRIETDMYVYNAGERLLCFTPPERAEPLVDDWSDKVFIQDVSIRDASTDFGVFGVHGPQSTEKVASVLNGAAAPEPALTFVRGSMGDEGVTVIAGDGLAGEEGYEVVCAADDAARVFETLLTNGMNAPPFGYATWETLTAEAGTPLFDTELEGNVPNVLGLRNALDFEKGCYVGQEVVSKVENRGQPSKRLVGLLPEAVPESGAAVFAGDASVGEVTRGVTSPSLEEPIALALVDFDLNTDDVTVRVDGEEVDAGVTALPFVEGSDTSRRLPTYLERE; this is encoded by the coding sequence ATGACCGTCGTAGAGGAGATGCACGAGCGGTACGGGGCGACGTTCGAGACTCGCGCGGGCCGGCGCGTCGTCCGCGATTACGGCCGCCCGGAGCGGACCCACCGCGCGGTCCGCAACGGCGCGGCGGTGATGGAGATGGGCTACGGCGTCGTCGTCGTCGAGGGCGACGACAGAGTCGAGTTCGTCGACAACGCGGTGTCGAACCGCGTGCCCGACGCGGACGGCGAGGGCGTCTACGCCCTCCTGCTCGACCCGCAGGGACGTATCGAGACGGACATGTACGTCTACAACGCCGGCGAGCGCCTGCTCTGTTTCACGCCGCCCGAACGGGCCGAACCGCTGGTCGACGACTGGTCGGACAAGGTGTTCATCCAGGACGTGTCGATTCGGGACGCCTCCACCGACTTCGGCGTGTTCGGCGTCCACGGCCCGCAGTCGACCGAGAAGGTGGCGAGCGTGCTCAACGGCGCGGCCGCGCCGGAACCCGCGCTGACGTTCGTCCGCGGGTCGATGGGCGACGAGGGCGTCACCGTCATCGCCGGCGACGGCCTCGCGGGCGAGGAGGGGTACGAAGTCGTCTGCGCGGCCGACGACGCCGCGCGCGTCTTCGAGACGCTCCTCACCAACGGGATGAACGCGCCGCCGTTCGGCTACGCGACGTGGGAGACGCTCACCGCCGAGGCGGGGACGCCGCTGTTCGACACGGAGTTAGAGGGGAACGTCCCGAACGTCCTCGGCCTCCGCAACGCCCTCGACTTCGAGAAGGGCTGTTACGTCGGCCAGGAGGTCGTCTCGAAGGTCGAGAATCGAGGACAGCCGAGCAAGCGCCTCGTCGGCCTGCTCCCGGAGGCGGTCCCCGAGTCGGGCGCGGCCGTCTTCGCGGGCGACGCCTCCGTCGGCGAGGTGACGCGCGGCGTGACGAGTCCGTCGCTGGAAGAGCCGATTGCGCTGGCGCTCGTTGACTTCGATTTGAACACCGACGACGTGACGGTCCGCGTCGACGGCGAGGAGGTGGACGCCGGGGTGACGGCGCTCCCGTTCGTGGAGGGCAGCGACACGTCGCGGCGGCTACCGACGTATCTGGAGCGCGAATAG
- a CDS encoding geranylgeranyl reductase family protein: protein MYDFAVVGVGPAGARFARRVAAAGHDVVAFEKGEVGTPLACSGHVSTDIWEYVPDGAKERLLQNRVYGANFHVGGADSNSYPFYKTEEVSNVIDRVELDRTLADCARDAGADVRERHTVTSVEEFHDRVELTVSAAGEEETIEAKMVAGCDGPVSRVRRQVGLDEPEEILHGVLAFDEAHDDGDFVDVHLTVPRFFAWRIPRGEAGVEYGLAAPPGAEVNEMFDVLTDQYDVETTHFCSGGIPIGPPERVTTRRVFLLGDAAAQTKPFTGGGILYGMTAADRAVEAVDPDDPATLRDYESAWRTELSTEISMGRWVRRAYSLPERVQHLGLRSLSGEIAVHMDKPTSFFSREHLGTLLGR from the coding sequence ATGTACGACTTTGCCGTGGTCGGCGTCGGTCCCGCGGGCGCGCGCTTCGCCCGCCGGGTCGCGGCGGCCGGCCACGACGTCGTCGCCTTCGAGAAGGGCGAGGTCGGAACCCCGCTGGCCTGTTCGGGCCACGTCAGCACCGACATCTGGGAGTACGTCCCCGACGGGGCGAAAGAGCGCCTCCTCCAGAACCGCGTCTACGGCGCGAACTTCCACGTCGGCGGCGCGGACTCGAACTCCTACCCGTTCTACAAGACCGAGGAGGTGTCGAACGTCATCGACCGCGTCGAACTCGACCGGACGCTCGCCGACTGCGCGCGCGACGCCGGGGCCGACGTGCGCGAGCGACACACCGTCACGAGCGTCGAGGAGTTCCACGACCGCGTGGAACTCACCGTTTCGGCCGCCGGCGAGGAGGAGACTATCGAGGCGAAGATGGTCGCAGGATGCGACGGTCCCGTCTCGCGCGTCCGCCGGCAGGTCGGCCTCGACGAACCCGAGGAGATACTCCACGGCGTCCTCGCGTTCGACGAGGCGCACGACGACGGCGACTTCGTCGACGTTCACCTCACGGTCCCGCGCTTCTTCGCGTGGCGCATCCCGCGCGGCGAGGCGGGCGTCGAGTACGGCCTCGCCGCGCCGCCGGGCGCGGAGGTCAACGAGATGTTCGACGTGCTCACCGATCAGTACGACGTGGAGACGACGCACTTCTGTTCGGGTGGCATCCCCATCGGTCCGCCCGAACGCGTCACGACGCGCCGCGTCTTTCTCCTCGGAGACGCCGCCGCGCAGACGAAACCGTTCACGGGCGGCGGCATCCTGTACGGCATGACCGCCGCCGACCGCGCGGTGGAGGCCGTCGACCCCGACGACCCGGCGACGCTCCGCGACTACGAGTCCGCGTGGCGTACGGAGCTCTCGACGGAGATTTCGATGGGTCGCTGGGTCCGGCGGGCGTACTCGCTGCCGGAACGAGTTCAGCACCTCGGCCTGCGGTCGCTCTCGGGCGAAATCGCCGTCCACATGGACAAGCCGACGTCGTTCTTCTCGCGGGAGCACCTCGGGACGCTGTTAGGTCGCTGA
- a CDS encoding WD40/YVTN/BNR-like repeat-containing protein encodes MAEDVLVVEDAETGSPTARRTFDGHEVECLAAGADTPARAFCGTFESGLHRTDDAGETWERVGAEALPESVTSVAVSPHDPGVVYAGTEPSAVFESVDAGETWTELDGLTDLPSASEWSFPPRPDTHHARWVEPDPNDPDHLYVGVEAGALVQTRDGGETWEDRVPSARRDTHSMTTHADEPGRAWVAAGDGYAETRDGGETWTHPQEGLDHRYCWSVVVDRADPSRVLLSSASGPRSAHRAGSAESYLYRRESGAGGDDGGAWERLDDVGIPTGSGVVRAVLARGDDGGEFYAVTNRGLYRTADGGDSFDRLDVPWPDAYEGQTPSGLVAVGETER; translated from the coding sequence ATGGCGGAGGACGTCCTCGTCGTCGAGGACGCCGAGACGGGTTCGCCGACGGCGCGGCGGACGTTCGACGGCCACGAGGTGGAGTGTCTCGCCGCGGGCGCCGACACGCCGGCCCGCGCCTTCTGCGGGACGTTCGAGTCGGGTCTCCACCGGACCGACGACGCCGGCGAGACGTGGGAACGGGTCGGCGCCGAGGCGCTTCCCGAGTCGGTGACGAGCGTCGCCGTCTCGCCGCACGACCCCGGCGTCGTCTACGCGGGGACGGAACCGAGTGCGGTCTTCGAGTCCGTCGACGCCGGCGAGACGTGGACGGAACTCGACGGCCTGACGGACCTGCCGTCCGCCTCGGAGTGGTCGTTCCCGCCGCGCCCGGACACCCACCACGCGCGGTGGGTCGAACCCGACCCGAACGACCCCGACCATCTGTACGTCGGCGTCGAGGCGGGCGCCCTCGTGCAGACGCGCGACGGCGGCGAGACGTGGGAGGACCGCGTTCCCTCGGCCCGCCGGGACACTCACTCGATGACGACGCACGCCGACGAACCGGGCCGCGCGTGGGTCGCCGCGGGCGACGGCTACGCCGAAACGCGCGACGGCGGCGAGACGTGGACCCACCCGCAGGAGGGTCTCGACCACCGGTACTGCTGGAGCGTCGTCGTGGACCGGGCGGACCCCTCGCGCGTCCTCCTCTCCTCGGCGTCCGGACCGCGCTCGGCGCACCGCGCCGGAAGCGCGGAGTCGTACCTCTACCGACGCGAAAGCGGGGCCGGAGGCGACGACGGCGGCGCGTGGGAGCGACTCGACGACGTCGGGATTCCGACGGGTTCGGGCGTCGTGCGCGCCGTCCTCGCCCGCGGGGACGACGGCGGCGAATTCTACGCGGTCACCAACCGCGGCCTCTACCGCACCGCCGACGGCGGCGACTCGTTCGACCGCCTCGACGTGCCGTGGCCGGACGCCTACGAGGGGCAGACGCCGTCCGGTCTGGTCGCCGTGGGGGAGACGGAACGGTAA